From the Primulina tabacum isolate GXHZ01 chromosome 3, ASM2559414v2, whole genome shotgun sequence genome, one window contains:
- the LOC142540877 gene encoding protein NRT1/ PTR FAMILY 4.6-like isoform X1, whose product MDKGQPFNMGEGYADWKNRPALKDHHGGVPAATFVLVAEVLENLAYLANASNLVLYLSKFMHFSPSASANIVTNFMGTAFLLALLGGFLSDSYFTTYSIYLISATTEFLGLLILTVQAHTPSLKPPVSTSVNRNASSEEVNSGNAAVLFIGLYLVALGVGGIKGSLPSHGAEQFDEHTSHGRKQRSTFFNNYVFCLSCGALIAVTFVVWVEDNKGWQWGLGIATTAILISIPIFLLGSSKYRIKIPIGSPITTILKVIIAALYKFWISRKTKSATENASPTPSNTKVDMDNEKNVTRDLNFLNKALEATPTSPWLRCTVKQVEEVKSVLKILPIFMSTIMLNCCLAQLSTFSIQQAATMNTKVGSLRIPPASLPVFPILFIMILAPFYNHIITPFSKKLTNTETGVTHLQRIGIGLVLSIIAMAVAALVETKRKQVALQSGLTDSTQPLPLTCLWVALQYLFLGSADLFSLAGMMDFFFTEAPYSMRSLATSLSWASLAMGYYLSSVLVRLVNSISGAFRPTPWLYGTNLNHYQLDKFYWFMCILSVLNFLHYLFWARKYTHRTSQIDDREEIEMQNASPDV is encoded by the exons ATG GATAAAGGGCAACCTTTCAACATGGGGGAAGGCTACGCAGATTGGAAAAATAGACCAGCCCTCAAAGACCATCACGGTGGTGTGCCTGCAGCCACTTTTGTCTTGG TTGCAGAAGTCTTGGAGAACCTAGCATACCTTGCTAATGCAAGCAACTTGGTACTTTATCTGTCAAAGTTCATGCATTTTTCTCCATCAGCTTCAGCAAACATCGTTACCAACTTCATGGGCACTGCTTTCCTCCTTGCTCTCCTAGGCGGCTTCTTATCTGACTCCTACTTCACCACCTACTCGATCTATCTAATAAGTGCAACAACAGAATTTCTG GGTCTGTTGATACTCACCGTGCAAGCTCACACACCTTCACTGAAACCACCAGTTTCCACCTCAGTTAACAGAAATGCTTCAAGCGAGGAAGTTAACAGTGGGAATGCAGcagtgttatttataggcctcTATTTGGTAGCGCTAGGTGTTGGAGGGATAAAAGGTTCACTTCCTTCACACGGTGCGGAGCAATTTGATGAGCACACTTCACACGGAAGGAAGCAGAGATCAACATTCTTCAATAACTATGTGTTCTGTCTCTCTTGTGGAGCATTAATTGCAGTAACATTTGTGGTGTGGGTTGAAGATAATAAAGGTTGGCAGTGGGGACTCGGAATAGCAACCACAGCAATCTTGATCTCCATACCAATTTTCCTCCTTGGCTCTTCTAAATACAGGATCAAAATTCCCATAGGAAGCCCAATTACAACCATATTGAAG GTAATAATAGCTGCATTATACAAGTTTTGGATTTCAAGGAAAACAAAGAGTGCCACGGAAAATGCAAGCCCAACCCCATCGAATACAAAGGTTGACATGGACAATGAAAAAAACGTTACCAGAGAtctcaatttcctcaacaaagCATTAGAGGCCACACCAACCTCACCATGGCTTCGCTGCACAGTAAAACAAGTAGAAGAAGTGAAATCTGTCCTTAAGATTCTTCCCATATTCATGTCAACCATTATGCTTAACTGCTGCCTCGCTCAGCTTTCTACCTTCTCCATACAACAAGCAGCCACCATGAACACTAAAGTTGGATCTTTAAGAATTCCACCAGCCTCTCTTCCGGTATTTCCCATCCTCTTCATAATGATATTAGCACCATTCTACAACCACATTATCACACCATTTTCAAAGAAACTGACCAACACCGAAACGGGAGTCACACATCTACAACGAATCGGAATCGGGCTAGTTCTCTCTATCATAGCCATGGCAGTAGCAGCTTTGGTTGAAACAAAACGGAAGCAGGTTGCATTACAATCAGGTCTAACAGACTCAACCCAACCTCTACCACTTACATGCCTCTGGGTGGCTCTGCAATACCTCTTTCTCGGTTCAGCCGATCTTTTCAGCTTGGCTGGCATGATGGATTTTTTCTTCACAGAAGCCCCATATAGCATGAGATCATTGGCAACATCTCTATCATGGGCATCACTAGCAATGGGTTACTATCTCAGTTCGGTACTAGTACGCTTGGTCAACTCCATCTCTGGAGCATTTCGTCCAACCCCTTGGCTCTACGGGACTAATTTAAACCATTATCAGCTGGACAAATTTTACTGGTTCATGTGCATATTAAGTGTATTGAACTTCTTGCATTATCTCTTCTGGGCAAGAAAATACACACACAGAACATCACAAATTGACGATCGAGAGGAGATTGAAATGCAGAATGCGTCACCCGATGTTTAA
- the LOC142540877 gene encoding protein NRT1/ PTR FAMILY 4.6-like isoform X2, giving the protein MDKGQPFNMGEGYADWKNRPALKDHHGGVPAATFVLEVLENLAYLANASNLVLYLSKFMHFSPSASANIVTNFMGTAFLLALLGGFLSDSYFTTYSIYLISATTEFLGLLILTVQAHTPSLKPPVSTSVNRNASSEEVNSGNAAVLFIGLYLVALGVGGIKGSLPSHGAEQFDEHTSHGRKQRSTFFNNYVFCLSCGALIAVTFVVWVEDNKGWQWGLGIATTAILISIPIFLLGSSKYRIKIPIGSPITTILKVIIAALYKFWISRKTKSATENASPTPSNTKVDMDNEKNVTRDLNFLNKALEATPTSPWLRCTVKQVEEVKSVLKILPIFMSTIMLNCCLAQLSTFSIQQAATMNTKVGSLRIPPASLPVFPILFIMILAPFYNHIITPFSKKLTNTETGVTHLQRIGIGLVLSIIAMAVAALVETKRKQVALQSGLTDSTQPLPLTCLWVALQYLFLGSADLFSLAGMMDFFFTEAPYSMRSLATSLSWASLAMGYYLSSVLVRLVNSISGAFRPTPWLYGTNLNHYQLDKFYWFMCILSVLNFLHYLFWARKYTHRTSQIDDREEIEMQNASPDV; this is encoded by the exons ATG GATAAAGGGCAACCTTTCAACATGGGGGAAGGCTACGCAGATTGGAAAAATAGACCAGCCCTCAAAGACCATCACGGTGGTGTGCCTGCAGCCACTTTTGTCTTGG AAGTCTTGGAGAACCTAGCATACCTTGCTAATGCAAGCAACTTGGTACTTTATCTGTCAAAGTTCATGCATTTTTCTCCATCAGCTTCAGCAAACATCGTTACCAACTTCATGGGCACTGCTTTCCTCCTTGCTCTCCTAGGCGGCTTCTTATCTGACTCCTACTTCACCACCTACTCGATCTATCTAATAAGTGCAACAACAGAATTTCTG GGTCTGTTGATACTCACCGTGCAAGCTCACACACCTTCACTGAAACCACCAGTTTCCACCTCAGTTAACAGAAATGCTTCAAGCGAGGAAGTTAACAGTGGGAATGCAGcagtgttatttataggcctcTATTTGGTAGCGCTAGGTGTTGGAGGGATAAAAGGTTCACTTCCTTCACACGGTGCGGAGCAATTTGATGAGCACACTTCACACGGAAGGAAGCAGAGATCAACATTCTTCAATAACTATGTGTTCTGTCTCTCTTGTGGAGCATTAATTGCAGTAACATTTGTGGTGTGGGTTGAAGATAATAAAGGTTGGCAGTGGGGACTCGGAATAGCAACCACAGCAATCTTGATCTCCATACCAATTTTCCTCCTTGGCTCTTCTAAATACAGGATCAAAATTCCCATAGGAAGCCCAATTACAACCATATTGAAG GTAATAATAGCTGCATTATACAAGTTTTGGATTTCAAGGAAAACAAAGAGTGCCACGGAAAATGCAAGCCCAACCCCATCGAATACAAAGGTTGACATGGACAATGAAAAAAACGTTACCAGAGAtctcaatttcctcaacaaagCATTAGAGGCCACACCAACCTCACCATGGCTTCGCTGCACAGTAAAACAAGTAGAAGAAGTGAAATCTGTCCTTAAGATTCTTCCCATATTCATGTCAACCATTATGCTTAACTGCTGCCTCGCTCAGCTTTCTACCTTCTCCATACAACAAGCAGCCACCATGAACACTAAAGTTGGATCTTTAAGAATTCCACCAGCCTCTCTTCCGGTATTTCCCATCCTCTTCATAATGATATTAGCACCATTCTACAACCACATTATCACACCATTTTCAAAGAAACTGACCAACACCGAAACGGGAGTCACACATCTACAACGAATCGGAATCGGGCTAGTTCTCTCTATCATAGCCATGGCAGTAGCAGCTTTGGTTGAAACAAAACGGAAGCAGGTTGCATTACAATCAGGTCTAACAGACTCAACCCAACCTCTACCACTTACATGCCTCTGGGTGGCTCTGCAATACCTCTTTCTCGGTTCAGCCGATCTTTTCAGCTTGGCTGGCATGATGGATTTTTTCTTCACAGAAGCCCCATATAGCATGAGATCATTGGCAACATCTCTATCATGGGCATCACTAGCAATGGGTTACTATCTCAGTTCGGTACTAGTACGCTTGGTCAACTCCATCTCTGGAGCATTTCGTCCAACCCCTTGGCTCTACGGGACTAATTTAAACCATTATCAGCTGGACAAATTTTACTGGTTCATGTGCATATTAAGTGTATTGAACTTCTTGCATTATCTCTTCTGGGCAAGAAAATACACACACAGAACATCACAAATTGACGATCGAGAGGAGATTGAAATGCAGAATGCGTCACCCGATGTTTAA
- the LOC142540879 gene encoding pectinesterase 3-like, translated as MESINFIKGYGKVIPSEEDPNSSQKNNKRTSNRRLKIIYISSAIFLTIAAASLIGVLVHESTTESEESETTTPLASKSNSAEALKTVCSVTLHPDSCFSSISPLNTPPINNSPLHFFNLSLQVAIHEVSNLSSLPHDLIKDSPALKDCADLFSDAASQLEKSADLMRVNPGEKALNEMKISDIQTWVSAAMTNQETCIDGLEETGSTAVDELKTRVHKSQEYMSNTLAILNHIQSLYDKFGLTMP; from the coding sequence ATGGAATCCATCAATTTCATCAAAGGCTACGGCAAAGTAATCCCATCGGAAGAAGACCCAAATTCGTCCCAAAAAAACAACAAACGGACCAGCAATCGCCGCCTCAAAATCATATACATCTCCTCCGCGATTTTCCTCACCATCGCCGCCGCTTCACTTATTGGCGTTCTGGTCCACGAATCCACGACTGAATCCGAAGAATCGGAGACGACAACCCCGCTGGCCTCCAAGTCCAACTCAGCCGAGGCGCTCAAAACAGTTTGTTCAGTCACGCTGCACCCGGATTCATGCTTCTCCTCCATTTCCCCCCTCAATACCCCACCGATCAACAACAGCCCTTTACACTTCTTCAACCTTTCTCTCCAAGTTGCTATACACGAGGTCTCGAATCTCTCTTCTCTGCCCCATGATTTAATCAAAGACTCGCCGGCTCTGAAGGATTGCGCCGATTTGTTCTCCGACGCCGCTAGTCAACTCGAAAAGTCGGCGGATTTGATGAGGGTCAACCCCGGGGAGAAGGCATTGAACGAGATGAAGATCAGCGATATCCAGACGTGGGTCAGTGCGGCCATGACCAATCAGGAGACATGTATCGACGGCCTCGAGGAGACGGGATCGACGGCAGTGGATGAACTGAAGACGAGGGTGCACAAGTCGCAGGAATACATGAGCAACACCTTAGCAATTCTCAATCATATTCAAAGCCTTTACGACAAGTTTGGCCTCACGATGCCTTGA
- the LOC142538531 gene encoding uncharacterized protein LOC142538531, producing MVQQNQFAGTATSDPHVHLRTFSEITDTVKINNVPDDIIRLRLFPFSLRDQARGWLQSLPLGSITTWQELATKFLAKYIPPAKSAQLKIEISTFRQTDFEQLYEAWERYKELLRKCPNHGFEDWVQIELFYNGLNGQTRGTVDAAAGGTIFAKSPEQAYDLLEQMTINSYQWPSERAGVKRTAGVYAVDPITSLTAQVSALTTQLAAMNKLATALRDQNMGQFPSNTEVNPKEQCKAVTLRSGKELEVQIPKDRVESEKTVEERKNKESKTEVEVERPPFIKDVMSKKRKLQEFETVNLTEECSAILQKKLPQKLKDPGSFTIPSFIGGSKCSKALCDLGASINLMPFSIYRELEHGEVKPTTITLQLADRSLTYPRGIVEDVLVKVDKFIFPADFVILDMEEDHDAPLIFGRTVSETRDPLESCLAAETADEETWEVKEQRVALEAL from the exons ATGGTTCAGCAAAACCAGTTCGCTGGAACAGCCACCTCTGATCCTCACGTTCACCTGAGAACCTTTTCGGAGATAACGGATACGGTAAAGATTAATAATGTgcctgatgatattattagactgCGTTTGTTTCCGTTTTCTCTCAGGGATCAAGCACGAGGATGGCTTCAATCGCTTCCCTTAGGAAGTATCACTACTTGGCAGGAGCTGGCGACAAAATTTCTGGCAAAATACATTCCCCCtgcaaagtctgcacagttgaagattgagattagcACGTTCAGGCAGACTGATTTTGAACAAttgtatgaggcatgggaaagaTACAAGGAGCTGTTGAGAAAGTGCCCAAACCATGGCTTCGAAGACTGGGTGCAGATCGAATTATTCTACAACGGTCTAAATGGGCAAACAAGAGGAACAGTAGATGctgcagctggtggcacgatatttgcTAAATCTCCCGAGCAAGCTTATgacttgcttgaacagatgacaaTAAATAGCTACCAGTGGCCGTCTGAAAGGGCAGGAGTAAAAAGGACAGCTGGAGTTTATGCTGTGGATCCCATTACGTCACTGACTGCACAGGTATCAGCACTGACCACACAACTCGCAGCTATGAACAAA ttggctaCCGCATTGAGAGATCAGAATATGGGTCAATTTCCTAGTAACACCGAAGTTAACCCGAAAGAGCAGTGCAAGGCAGTCACATTGAGAAGTGGAAAGGAATTGGAGGTACAAATTCCTAAAGATAGAGTGGAAAGTGAGAAGACagttgaagaaagaaaaaataaGGAATCCAAGACAGAAGTGGAAGTTGAACGACCTCCA TTtatcaaagatgtgatgtctaaGAAGAGGAAGCTGCAGGAGTTTGAGACTGTGAACCTTACTGAAGAGTGTAGCGCCATACTGCAGAAGAAGTTAccacaaaaattaaaagatccagggagtttcacTATTCCTAGCTTTATTGGTGGTTCTAAATGTAGTAAAGCCTTATGTGATTTAGGAGCAAGTATTAACTTAATGccattttctatttacaggGAATTGGAGCATGGAgaggtaaaaccaaccactatcaCGTTGCAGCTTGCGGACAGAAGTCTCACGTATCCACGTGGGATCGTCGAAGATGTATTGGTAAAAgtggataaatttatttttcctgctgattttgtgattttagaTATGGAAGAGGATCATGATGCTCCACTAATCTTTGGGAGAACCGTTTCTG AAACTAGGGATCCTTTGGAGAGCTGTTTGGCTGCTGAAACTGCGGATGAAGAAACTTGGGAAGTGAAAGAGCAACGAGTGGCTCTTGAAGCACTGTAG
- the LOC142540878 gene encoding polygalacturonase-like: MFRFFIFALITSSIVTASSAHSAIFSVVDYGAIGDGHSDDTKAFAKAWEATCGSSSSSPRMHVPRGKAFLIHPISFSGPCKSKGVNIEIDGNVIAPSEPSEWRCGGDSCERWIHIESVEGLSVGGHGMIDGRGRKWWQAVKQGNRSQGRPTAFEIAKSNNVSLGGGLRFKNSPRMQVVLNHLNSVHVSNIIVEAPEDSPNTDGIHISGCTDVFIDRSIVGTGDDCISIVDGSSFITISNIICGPGHGISIGSLGKHGANGRVEDIKVRDVVFIGTQNGARIKTWQGGKGYARNILFERILSHESRNTIVIDQFYCDHEQCGISDLAVQISNVTYRQVLGTSKGEAAVKLDCSKAVPCKDIVVEDIELVSTDDDKKATFECNNVYGRAQGRRVPYNPCLNLK, translated from the exons ATGTTCAGATTCTTCATTTTTGCTCTTATAACTTCATCTATCGTTACGGCATCGTCTGCTCATTCTGCGATATTTAGCGTTGTCGATTATGGCGCCATTGGCGACGGACATTCCGATGATACTAAG GCGTTCGCAAAGGCGTGGGAAGCGACTTGCggatcttcatcttcttcaccaAGGATGCATGTTCCTAGGGGCAAGGCGTTCTTGATTCACCCCATATCATTTAGCGGCCCTTGCAAATCTAAAGGAGTCAATATAGAG ATCGACGGGAACGTGATTGCGCCGAGTGAACCTTCGGAGTGGAGATGCGGAGGCGACAGTTGTGAGAGATGGATCCATATAGAGAGCGTTGAAGGGCTAAGTGTGGGAGGTCATGGCATGATCGATGGTCGTGGAAGAAAATGGTGGCAAGCAGTT AAACAAGGCAACCGAAGCCAAGGGAGACCAACG GCGTTCGAGATCGCGAAATCTAACAACGTTTCGTTAGGAGGAGGTCTGAGGTTCAAAAATAGTCCTCGGATGCAAGTTGTCCTCAATCATTTAAATTCAGTTCACGTCTCAAATATAATCGTAGAAGCTCCTGAGGATAGCCCAAACACCGATGGTATTCATATTTCAGGGTGCACTGATGTTTTTATTGATCGCAGCATCGTTGGGACTG GTGATGATTGCATCTCAATCGTTGATGGATCGTCGTTTATCACGATTAGCAACATAATTTGTGGACCGGGGCATGGAATAAG CATTGGAAGCCTAGGGAAACATGGAGCAAATGGCAGAGTTGAGGACATCAAAGTTAGGGATGTTGTGTTCATAGGAACTCAGAATGGTGCCAGAATAAAGACATGGCAG GGTGGCAAGGGTTATGCAAGAAACATCCTCTTTGAGAGAATACTGTCCCACGAATCACGCAATACGATAGTAATCGATCAATTCTACTGCGATCACGAGCAATGTGGAATCAGT GATTTGGCAGTTCAAATTAGCAATGTGACTTATAGGCAAGTTCTTGGGACCTCAAAGGGAGAGGCGGCAGTGAAATTAGACTGCAGCAAGGCGGTTCCGTGCAAAGATATTGTCGTCGAAGACATAGAATTGGTCTCAACTGATGATGACAAAAAGGCGACTTTTGAATGCAATAATGTGTATGGAAGAGCTCAAGGAAGAAGAGTTCCCTACAATCCTTGCTTGAATTTGAAGTAG